A stretch of Corynebacterium timonense DNA encodes these proteins:
- a CDS encoding ParB/RepB/Spo0J family partition protein has translation MAQERKGGLGRGLAALIPSSPESTDTTGKTGRLGDGAADVILGRSQPSRGTSPAGPVPGAPTVHASPDSAKQPAPVGARYQEIALGEIQPNPKQPRQSFDEEELAELVHSIREFGLLQPIVVRETRGGYELIMGERRWRAASKAGLKLIPAIVRETSDSEMLRDALLENIHRVQLNPLEEAAAYQQLLEEFGVTQEQLADRLGRSRPVITNAIRLLNLPVSVQRRVAAGVLSAGHARALLGVKLGDDTATADAQAQLADRVVAEGLSVRATEEAVTLLNKNGTAPARLKREPAPQPEYLSRAAERLSDVWDTRVQVTMGKRKGKIVVEFGDKDDFERIMSLMRGTD, from the coding sequence ATGGCACAGGAACGCAAGGGCGGGCTCGGCCGCGGGCTCGCGGCGCTCATCCCGTCGAGCCCGGAGTCAACCGACACGACCGGCAAGACCGGCAGGCTTGGCGACGGCGCCGCTGACGTCATCCTCGGCCGCTCCCAGCCCTCCCGTGGGACGTCCCCGGCCGGCCCGGTCCCGGGCGCCCCGACCGTCCACGCGTCGCCCGATTCCGCGAAGCAGCCGGCGCCCGTCGGGGCGCGGTACCAGGAGATCGCGCTCGGCGAGATCCAGCCGAACCCGAAGCAGCCGCGCCAGTCCTTCGACGAGGAGGAGCTCGCCGAGCTGGTCCACTCGATCCGCGAGTTCGGGCTGCTGCAGCCCATCGTCGTGCGCGAGACGCGCGGGGGCTACGAGCTCATCATGGGCGAGCGCCGTTGGCGCGCCGCCTCGAAGGCGGGCCTGAAGCTGATTCCGGCGATCGTGCGCGAGACCAGCGACTCGGAGATGTTGCGCGACGCGTTGCTGGAGAACATCCACCGCGTCCAGCTCAACCCGCTCGAGGAGGCGGCGGCCTACCAGCAGCTGCTCGAGGAGTTCGGCGTGACCCAGGAGCAGCTGGCCGACAGGCTGGGGCGTTCCCGCCCGGTGATTACCAATGCGATCCGCCTGCTCAACCTGCCGGTGAGCGTCCAGCGCCGCGTCGCCGCCGGGGTGCTGTCGGCAGGCCACGCCCGGGCGCTGCTCGGCGTGAAGCTTGGCGACGACACGGCGACCGCGGACGCCCAGGCACAGCTCGCCGACCGCGTCGTCGCGGAGGGCCTGAGCGTGCGCGCGACGGAGGAGGCCGTGACACTGCTGAACAAGAACGGCACCGCCCCCGCCCGCCTGAAACGCGAACCGGCCCCGCAGCCCGAGTACCTGAGCCGCGCCGCCGAGCGGCTCTCGGACGTCTGGGACACCCGCGTGCAGGTGACCATGGGCAAGCGCAAGGGGAAGATCGTCGTCGAGTTCGGCGACAAGGACGACTTCGAGCGCATCATGTCCCTGATGCGGGGAACGGACTAG
- a CDS encoding N-acetylmuramoyl-L-alanine amidase — MTEILSVGDKSARVAEVRSTLARLGMIDHFDGQLGDWNKRQFSPEDLLFDDTLADALKAFQQSRGIIPTGQIDTVTLRELREASYTLGARVLSYQPNQVLVGDDVRQLQDQLQELGFYPHRVDGHFGPNTHEAVATYQLNSGLSGDGVCGPDTLHALSLLGRRITGGSAQAIRERENVREAGPRLAGKRVVIDPGLGKGEPGATVAGPYGDMTEEEILWDLAQRVEGRMIATGVEAILSRPRGDNPSAKSRADLANSVNADVVISLTVDRYHNEKANGVASFYFGSEAGASSMTGETLSGFIQREIVARTDLQNCYNHGRTWEILRMTKMPTVEVVLGYLTNPGDVAILTNPRQRDAIAEAIVVAIKRLYLLEEDDMPTGTYTFKELLQEEKQASS, encoded by the coding sequence GTGACAGAGATCCTCAGCGTCGGTGACAAGAGCGCCCGCGTCGCCGAGGTCCGTTCGACCCTCGCGCGGCTGGGCATGATCGACCACTTCGACGGCCAGCTCGGCGACTGGAACAAGCGCCAGTTCTCGCCTGAGGACCTGCTTTTCGACGACACACTCGCCGACGCCCTGAAAGCCTTCCAGCAGTCCCGGGGCATCATCCCCACCGGGCAGATCGACACCGTCACCCTTCGCGAGCTGCGCGAGGCCTCCTACACCCTCGGGGCGCGCGTTCTGTCCTACCAGCCGAACCAGGTGCTCGTCGGCGACGACGTCCGTCAGCTGCAAGACCAGCTGCAGGAGCTCGGTTTTTACCCCCACCGCGTCGATGGGCACTTCGGCCCGAACACCCACGAGGCCGTCGCGACCTACCAGCTCAACTCCGGGCTCAGCGGCGACGGGGTGTGCGGGCCCGACACCCTCCACGCCCTGAGCCTGCTGGGCCGGCGCATCACCGGCGGCTCCGCCCAAGCCATCCGCGAGCGCGAGAACGTGCGCGAGGCCGGGCCCCGGCTGGCGGGCAAGCGCGTCGTCATCGACCCGGGCCTGGGCAAGGGCGAGCCGGGCGCCACGGTGGCCGGGCCCTACGGCGACATGACGGAGGAGGAGATCCTCTGGGACCTAGCGCAGCGCGTCGAAGGCCGCATGATTGCCACCGGCGTCGAGGCGATCCTCTCGCGGCCCCGGGGCGACAATCCGAGCGCGAAGTCACGCGCCGACCTCGCCAACAGCGTCAACGCGGACGTCGTCATCTCGCTCACGGTGGACCGCTACCACAACGAGAAGGCCAACGGGGTCGCCTCCTTCTACTTCGGATCCGAGGCGGGGGCCTCCTCCATGACGGGCGAGACGCTCTCCGGGTTCATCCAGCGCGAGATCGTCGCCCGCACCGACCTGCAGAACTGCTACAACCACGGGCGCACGTGGGAGATCCTGCGGATGACCAAGATGCCCACCGTCGAGGTGGTGCTGGGCTACCTGACCAACCCGGGCGACGTGGCCATCCTGACCAACCCGCGCCAGCGCGACGCCATCGCCGAGGCCATCGTCGTGGCCATCAAGCGCCTCTACCTGCTCGAGGAAGACGACATGCCGACCGGCACGTACACGTTCAAGGAGCTTCTGCAGGAGGAGAAGCAAGCCAGCAGCTAG